From Streptomyces sp. CMB-StM0423, a single genomic window includes:
- a CDS encoding DedA family protein — protein sequence MAQLAASPLLDAEALISTFGLLGIMATVFAESGLIVCFFLPGDSLLFTSGLLVANDQFLHQPLWLVMLAIAVAAVLGDQFGYAFGRKVGGALFRRPNSRFFKQENAERAHAFMEKHGPKALVMARFVPVFRTFIPITAGVGRMAYRTFFLFNVLGAVLWSVSLTTIGYYLGQVDFVRENIEVIVIGIVLVSGIPIIVEGIRMRRRARSAKAANSQTGTTETAAPETELPRP from the coding sequence GTGGCACAACTCGCCGCATCACCCTTGCTCGACGCCGAAGCCCTGATCTCCACCTTCGGGCTGCTGGGCATCATGGCCACCGTCTTCGCCGAATCCGGGCTTATCGTCTGCTTCTTCCTGCCCGGCGACTCGCTGCTGTTCACGTCCGGGCTGCTCGTGGCCAACGACCAGTTCCTCCACCAGCCGCTGTGGCTGGTCATGCTCGCCATCGCAGTCGCCGCCGTCCTGGGCGACCAGTTCGGCTACGCCTTCGGCCGCAAGGTGGGCGGCGCGCTGTTCCGCAGGCCCAACTCCCGCTTCTTCAAGCAGGAGAACGCCGAACGCGCCCACGCCTTCATGGAGAAGCACGGGCCCAAGGCGCTGGTCATGGCCCGCTTCGTCCCCGTCTTCCGCACCTTCATCCCCATCACCGCCGGGGTGGGGAGGATGGCGTACCGCACCTTCTTCCTCTTCAACGTGCTCGGCGCCGTCCTGTGGTCGGTCAGCCTCACCACGATCGGCTACTACCTGGGCCAGGTGGACTTCGTCCGCGAGAACATCGAGGTCATCGTCATCGGGATCGTCCTCGTCTCCGGCATCCCGATCATCGTCGAAGGCATACGCATGCGCCGCCGCGCCCGCAGCGCCAAGGCCGCGAACTCCCAGACGGGCACCACCGAGACCGCCGCACCGGAAACGGAGCTTCCCCGTCCATGA
- a CDS encoding type I polyketide synthase codes for MHHDLSRAAEAAGEPIAIVGMAGRFADATSPEELWDMLLQGRDAITEIPPERYDIDAVYDPAPRTPGRTVSRWGGLLRDIDAFDAELFGISPREADRMDPQQRLLLEVAYEALEDAGQPLAAIAGTDAGVFIGQLGGDYWHLQYADRDQLDLYAMTGAASRAITSGRLSYAFDLRGPSFTVDTACSSALVAVHNAVQALRLGECPMAIAGGVNAVLLPEEGVVYSGAGMLAADGRCKFADASGDGFVRSDGIGAVILKPLSVARADGDRIRAVIRGSAVGNDGQSSGYLVTPAVEGQRGVLRRAYANAGVDPADVDYVEAHGTGTSVGDPVELEALASILGDRARERRCLVGSVKTNIGHAEAAAGIAGLIKAVLCLEHKTVPPSLHLKNPNPAVDWENLPLTVPTRATPLPDKGRPAVAGVSSFGFSGTNAHLVLEAAPQPPAAEQVGRRPAERSELLVLSAFSPEALAEGANRMADYLDGDGAQHSLRDICHSAALRRTTHDARLALCADSHGEAAAALRGFAAGEDEPGLASSDFTDPDARPRVAFVFPGQGSQWPGMGRELLDTEPVFAQTMRACDDAIKTENGWSVIELLRSADEERLKQLDVIQPTLWAMEIALAELWRSWGVEPDVVIGHSMGESAAAYISGALSLQDAAAVICRRSRLAKRLSGRGTMAWVALPADEAAAALAGVEDKVAVAAINSPTSTLLSGDGNALTQVLDALDVRGIDNRRVNVDFASHCPQMDALRDDLLAELAHLTPRAGRIPLHSTLLNDVIDGSGMDADYWVRNIRRPVDFAGAVRSQLTCGDTAFIEVSPHPLLVANIREIGRLHADGDTTVVGSLRRHTDERTSLLTSAASLHTAGARLGFRTLTDGGRYVPLPSYPWQRTHHWISPTSLPAPPAHSETVTAPTSQDPAEHTHPLLGRPLPADGATRTWQGPLTLADNAYLSDHRIQDTIILPGTAHLELISAAARTVLDADALSVFDVQYHRALFLDEDGPAPEVRVTVTPQPDTSLHCRIHSRDDEGSEWTLHTEGTARALPPTPPEPSEPLQAIRARLPQHQSAAEFYPWNAARGNQWNGTFQGITELWRTEGEVLAQLACPRALAHDLVRHHFHPALLDASGHAMAAARPLTAPGEEGVFVLGGIDEVRFHQQPSASLFSHARLRDSAREDSFTADIDIRADDGRLVAQMRGLRLQYLAGHAPALLHPLPEDTVTAADTSEPSSPPAGDSDHGSWLHTLTWEPAPVPAGQGTGSEPDGFWLVLTDSGSAGRSLVRELTGRGQRVVAVTAGAGRFAGGGDRYRIDPSNEDHYREVLGDIARDGACRGILHLWSLDAQAGLDATPTEVARAQLLAAHSVLHLTRALERHPLGNPPLWLITQLAQATAVGETVRHPFQAVSWGLIRTLAGEAPALAPRLVDLDRSAAGVPALADLLQHPDDEDQIALRDGRRFAARLVPAAPSPTGSGVPQALSLPAPGVIDDLRLTERIPRALGADEVRIRVSHAGVNYRDVLLSLGMYPGQDDRPPVMGWECAGTVTEIGETVTDVAVGDEVIAFAEGALASEVVTRTCLTAPKPARLTAAEAATLPAAYLTAYHSLVDLAGLERGQKVLIHSATGGTGRAALNIARWKGAHIYATAGSDAKRELLTELGVEQVADSRSLTFADTFKAAVGEAGFDAVYNTLPGEAVAANLSLMAPYGHYLELSKRDILDNNPLPLGAFARNLSFHAVDVVHMIQHAPQRAGRVLRAAAALVAQGTLQPLPHTVYPAGQAADAFRLMAQSRHTGKIVLSFGEATSGPATAPRGRPVAIHADGTYLITGGAGGIGGRLALWLADQGAGHLLLTGRRPLPEPGTPLAADHPQAASAALMNELRERGVNVTYEAVDVADPPAMHALLAARRRTGLPPVRGVFHAAGVIDYTPLSEMSGTELDRVLAAKVSGAWNLHRLLRDEPVEAFVLFSSGSALLSSPMLGGYAAGNAFLDALAHHRQADRLPATVVNWGFWDSVGMVARQEEQEQRTLLPQGMSSFSPDDGLALLGKILAEGLVHTAVLPADWPAWARAYPAAAEAPLLKHLTGGARPAEGAAVQVPYEQTALPAPTPAAEPEPATVAPPTAAAQAAPDAEVLDFLKQEVATVMGLRPERVNASRPLNRLGMDSLMAVELRNRIERRYRIRLPMVKLLKDGTITTVAQALADELDSANAPA; via the coding sequence ATGCACCACGATCTGAGCCGTGCGGCCGAGGCTGCCGGGGAACCGATCGCCATCGTCGGTATGGCCGGACGGTTCGCCGACGCCACCAGTCCCGAAGAACTCTGGGACATGCTGCTCCAAGGCCGCGACGCCATCACGGAGATCCCGCCCGAGCGCTACGACATCGACGCCGTCTACGACCCAGCGCCCCGTACGCCCGGCCGTACCGTCAGCCGCTGGGGCGGGCTGCTGCGCGACATCGACGCGTTCGACGCGGAGTTGTTCGGCATCTCTCCCCGCGAGGCCGACCGGATGGACCCGCAGCAGCGGCTGCTGCTGGAAGTCGCCTACGAAGCCCTCGAAGACGCCGGCCAGCCCCTCGCCGCCATCGCCGGCACGGACGCGGGAGTGTTCATCGGCCAACTCGGCGGTGACTACTGGCACCTGCAGTACGCCGACCGCGACCAACTCGACCTCTACGCCATGACCGGCGCCGCTTCCCGCGCCATCACCTCGGGCCGCCTGTCGTACGCGTTCGACCTGCGCGGCCCCAGCTTCACGGTCGACACCGCCTGCTCCTCCGCACTCGTCGCGGTCCACAACGCCGTTCAGGCCCTGCGGCTGGGCGAGTGCCCGATGGCGATCGCCGGCGGCGTCAACGCGGTGCTGCTGCCGGAGGAAGGCGTCGTGTACTCCGGGGCCGGCATGCTCGCCGCCGACGGCCGCTGCAAGTTCGCCGACGCCTCCGGCGACGGATTCGTCCGCAGCGACGGCATCGGCGCGGTCATCCTCAAGCCCCTGTCCGTCGCCCGGGCCGACGGCGACCGCATACGCGCCGTCATCCGCGGCTCCGCCGTCGGCAACGACGGCCAGTCCAGCGGCTACTTGGTCACCCCCGCCGTCGAAGGACAGCGCGGCGTGCTGCGCCGCGCGTACGCCAACGCCGGCGTCGATCCGGCCGATGTCGACTACGTCGAGGCCCACGGCACCGGCACCAGCGTCGGCGACCCGGTCGAACTGGAGGCGCTGGCGTCCATCCTCGGCGACCGCGCCCGGGAGCGGCGCTGCCTGGTCGGCTCGGTGAAGACCAACATCGGTCACGCAGAGGCGGCCGCCGGCATCGCCGGGCTCATCAAGGCCGTGCTGTGCCTGGAGCACAAGACCGTCCCGCCCAGCCTGCATCTGAAGAACCCCAACCCCGCGGTCGACTGGGAGAACCTGCCGCTGACCGTCCCCACCCGGGCGACACCGCTGCCCGACAAAGGCCGCCCGGCAGTCGCCGGGGTCAGCAGCTTCGGCTTCTCCGGCACCAACGCCCACCTGGTCCTCGAAGCCGCCCCCCAGCCGCCGGCCGCCGAACAAGTCGGCCGCCGGCCCGCCGAGCGCAGCGAACTGCTGGTGCTGTCCGCCTTCAGCCCCGAGGCCCTGGCCGAAGGCGCAAACCGCATGGCCGACTACCTCGACGGTGACGGCGCACAGCACTCCCTGCGCGACATCTGCCACTCAGCGGCCCTGCGCCGTACGACCCATGACGCCCGGCTCGCGCTCTGCGCCGACAGCCACGGCGAGGCGGCCGCCGCCCTGCGCGGGTTCGCCGCCGGCGAGGACGAACCCGGCCTGGCCTCCAGCGACTTCACCGACCCCGACGCCCGCCCCAGGGTCGCGTTCGTCTTCCCCGGGCAGGGATCGCAGTGGCCCGGGATGGGCCGCGAACTGCTCGACACCGAGCCGGTGTTCGCCCAGACGATGAGGGCTTGCGACGACGCCATCAAGACCGAGAACGGCTGGTCGGTCATCGAGCTGCTGCGCTCCGCGGACGAAGAACGCCTCAAGCAACTCGACGTCATCCAGCCGACCTTGTGGGCGATGGAGATCGCTTTGGCCGAGCTGTGGCGGTCCTGGGGCGTGGAGCCCGACGTGGTCATCGGCCACAGCATGGGCGAATCGGCGGCGGCCTACATCTCCGGCGCCCTCTCGCTCCAGGACGCGGCCGCCGTCATCTGCCGCCGCAGCCGGCTCGCCAAGCGCCTCTCGGGCCGCGGCACCATGGCCTGGGTGGCGCTCCCTGCCGACGAGGCCGCGGCAGCGCTGGCCGGAGTCGAGGACAAGGTCGCCGTAGCCGCCATCAACAGCCCGACGTCCACCCTGCTGTCCGGCGACGGCAACGCACTGACCCAGGTGCTCGACGCCCTCGACGTCCGCGGCATCGACAACCGGCGCGTCAACGTCGACTTCGCCTCCCACTGCCCGCAGATGGACGCCCTGCGCGACGACCTCCTCGCCGAACTGGCTCACCTCACCCCGCGCGCGGGCCGTATCCCGCTGCACTCGACCCTGCTGAACGACGTGATCGACGGCTCCGGCATGGACGCCGACTACTGGGTACGCAACATCCGCCGGCCCGTCGACTTCGCAGGTGCTGTACGCAGCCAACTCACCTGCGGCGACACAGCGTTCATCGAGGTCAGCCCGCACCCGCTGCTCGTGGCGAACATCCGCGAAATCGGCCGTCTGCACGCCGATGGGGACACCACCGTGGTCGGCAGCCTGCGTCGCCACACCGACGAGCGGACCAGCCTGCTCACTTCCGCCGCCTCCCTGCACACCGCCGGCGCCCGCCTCGGCTTCCGTACGCTGACGGACGGTGGACGCTACGTGCCGCTCCCGTCGTATCCCTGGCAGCGCACCCACCACTGGATCAGCCCCACCAGCCTCCCGGCGCCCCCCGCGCACTCGGAAACTGTCACGGCCCCGACCTCGCAGGACCCGGCGGAGCACACGCACCCCCTGCTGGGCCGGCCGCTGCCCGCCGACGGCGCCACCCGCACGTGGCAGGGCCCACTGACCCTCGCGGACAACGCCTATCTGAGCGATCACCGTATCCAGGACACGATCATCCTGCCGGGCACCGCCCACCTCGAACTCATCTCCGCAGCCGCCCGCACCGTCCTGGACGCCGACGCGCTGTCCGTCTTCGACGTGCAGTATCACCGCGCCCTGTTCCTGGACGAGGACGGCCCCGCACCCGAGGTCCGGGTGACCGTCACCCCCCAGCCGGACACCTCGCTGCACTGCCGTATCCACAGCCGGGACGACGAGGGCAGCGAGTGGACCCTCCACACCGAAGGCACCGCCCGCGCCCTGCCACCGACCCCTCCCGAGCCGTCCGAACCACTCCAGGCCATCCGGGCCCGGCTGCCGCAGCACCAGAGCGCCGCCGAGTTCTACCCGTGGAACGCCGCACGCGGCAACCAGTGGAACGGCACTTTCCAGGGCATCACCGAGCTGTGGCGCACGGAGGGCGAAGTCCTCGCTCAACTGGCCTGTCCCCGGGCGCTCGCCCATGATCTCGTACGGCACCACTTCCACCCCGCGCTGCTGGACGCGAGCGGACACGCCATGGCCGCAGCCCGGCCGCTGACCGCCCCCGGCGAGGAAGGTGTCTTCGTCCTGGGCGGTATCGACGAAGTCCGCTTCCACCAGCAGCCGTCCGCGTCCCTGTTCAGCCACGCCAGGCTCCGGGATTCCGCCCGTGAGGACTCCTTCACCGCCGACATCGACATCCGCGCCGACGACGGCCGCCTCGTCGCGCAGATGCGCGGTCTGCGCCTGCAGTACCTGGCCGGACACGCCCCCGCACTTCTCCACCCGCTCCCCGAGGACACCGTGACCGCAGCCGACACGTCCGAGCCCTCGTCCCCTCCGGCCGGGGACAGCGACCACGGATCCTGGCTGCACACCCTGACCTGGGAGCCGGCTCCCGTCCCGGCCGGTCAAGGGACGGGCAGCGAACCGGACGGCTTCTGGCTCGTCCTGACCGACAGCGGTTCCGCAGGCCGTTCCCTGGTACGGGAGCTGACGGGCCGCGGGCAGCGCGTGGTGGCCGTCACCGCGGGCGCCGGCCGCTTCGCCGGAGGCGGCGACCGCTACCGCATCGACCCGTCCAACGAGGACCACTACCGCGAAGTCCTCGGCGACATCGCCCGCGACGGCGCCTGCCGCGGCATCCTCCACCTGTGGTCCCTGGACGCCCAGGCCGGTCTGGACGCAACCCCCACCGAGGTCGCCCGCGCCCAGCTCCTGGCCGCCCACAGCGTCCTGCACCTGACCCGGGCGCTGGAGCGGCACCCCCTCGGCAACCCGCCGCTGTGGCTGATCACCCAGCTCGCCCAGGCCACCGCCGTCGGCGAGACGGTACGCCACCCCTTCCAGGCCGTCTCCTGGGGTCTGATACGCACCCTGGCCGGCGAGGCACCCGCGCTCGCCCCCCGCCTGGTCGACCTCGACCGGTCCGCCGCCGGCGTGCCGGCCCTGGCCGACCTGCTCCAGCACCCGGACGACGAAGACCAGATCGCCCTGCGCGACGGACGCCGCTTCGCCGCCCGGCTCGTACCGGCGGCTCCGTCTCCCACGGGCTCGGGCGTGCCGCAGGCGCTCTCGCTGCCCGCACCCGGTGTGATCGACGACCTGCGACTGACCGAACGGATACCGCGCGCGCTCGGCGCGGACGAGGTACGCATCCGGGTCAGCCACGCCGGCGTCAACTACCGCGACGTACTGCTCTCCCTGGGCATGTACCCGGGGCAGGACGACCGGCCGCCGGTGATGGGGTGGGAGTGCGCCGGCACGGTCACCGAGATCGGGGAGACGGTCACCGACGTGGCCGTGGGCGACGAGGTGATCGCCTTCGCCGAAGGCGCGCTGGCTTCCGAGGTCGTCACCCGGACCTGCCTGACCGCGCCCAAGCCGGCGCGGCTGACCGCGGCCGAGGCCGCCACGCTGCCGGCCGCGTACCTCACCGCCTACCACAGCCTGGTCGACCTGGCCGGGCTGGAGCGCGGACAGAAGGTCCTCATCCACTCCGCCACCGGCGGCACCGGCCGGGCCGCCCTGAACATCGCCCGCTGGAAGGGCGCCCACATTTACGCGACCGCCGGGAGCGACGCCAAGCGCGAGTTGCTGACCGAGCTCGGCGTCGAGCAGGTCGCCGACTCCCGGAGCCTCACGTTCGCCGACACGTTCAAAGCGGCCGTCGGCGAGGCGGGCTTCGACGCCGTCTACAACACCCTGCCCGGCGAAGCGGTCGCGGCGAACCTGTCGCTGATGGCCCCGTACGGTCACTACCTGGAACTCAGCAAGCGCGACATCCTCGACAACAACCCCCTGCCGCTGGGGGCGTTCGCCCGCAACCTGTCCTTCCACGCCGTCGACGTCGTCCACATGATCCAGCACGCACCCCAGCGGGCCGGCCGCGTGCTGCGCGCAGCCGCCGCCCTGGTCGCCCAGGGCACCCTGCAGCCGCTGCCGCACACGGTCTACCCGGCAGGGCAGGCCGCGGACGCCTTCCGGCTCATGGCCCAGTCCCGCCACACGGGCAAGATCGTGCTCTCCTTCGGCGAGGCGACGTCCGGGCCGGCGACCGCGCCACGAGGCCGGCCCGTCGCCATCCACGCCGACGGCACGTACCTCATCACCGGCGGTGCGGGAGGCATCGGCGGCCGGCTGGCACTGTGGCTGGCCGACCAGGGCGCCGGACACCTGCTGCTGACCGGGCGCAGGCCCCTGCCCGAGCCTGGCACGCCTCTGGCCGCGGACCACCCGCAGGCTGCCTCCGCAGCCCTGATGAACGAGCTGCGAGAGCGCGGCGTGAACGTGACGTACGAGGCCGTCGACGTCGCCGACCCACCCGCCATGCACGCACTGCTCGCGGCCAGGCGCCGTACGGGCCTGCCCCCCGTGCGCGGCGTCTTCCACGCCGCGGGGGTCATCGACTACACCCCGCTGAGCGAGATGAGCGGCACCGAGCTGGACCGGGTGCTGGCCGCGAAGGTCTCCGGCGCGTGGAATCTGCACCGGCTCCTGCGCGACGAGCCGGTGGAGGCGTTCGTGCTGTTCTCCTCCGGCTCCGCCCTGCTCAGCTCGCCCATGCTCGGCGGGTACGCGGCCGGCAACGCCTTCCTGGACGCCCTGGCCCACCACCGGCAGGCGGACCGGCTGCCCGCCACCGTCGTCAACTGGGGCTTCTGGGACAGCGTCGGCATGGTCGCCCGGCAGGAGGAACAGGAGCAGCGCACCCTGCTGCCGCAGGGGATGTCGTCCTTCAGCCCCGACGACGGACTGGCGCTGCTCGGGAAGATCCTCGCCGAAGGGCTGGTGCACACCGCGGTGCTCCCGGCCGACTGGCCCGCCTGGGCGCGGGCCTACCCGGCGGCTGCGGAAGCGCCGTTGCTGAAGCACCTGACCGGCGGTGCCCGGCCGGCCGAAGGGGCAGCGGTGCAGGTGCCGTACGAGCAGACGGCCCTGCCCGCTCCCACCCCGGCCGCCGAGCCCGAACCGGCCACCGTGGCGCCGCCGACCGCAGCGGCTCAAGCCGCACCGGATGCCGAGGTGCTGGATTTCCTGAAGCAGGAGGTCGCCACCGTCATGGGGCTGCGTCCTGAGCGCGTGAACGCCAGCCGGCCGCTGAACCGGCTCGGCATGGATTCGCTGATGGCCGTCGAGCTGCGCAACCGCATCGAGCGCCGCTACCGGATCAGGCTGCCCATGGTGAAGCTCCTCAAGGACGGCACGATCACCACCGTCGCCCAGGCCCTGGCCGACGAACTCGACTCCGCGAACGCCCCGGCCTGA
- a CDS encoding ketoacyl-ACP synthase III family protein — protein MKTTDIRIAGLGTYIPEIVDAHKAVALGLYDAEDCEFYGWTGAAVADDMPAPDMAVAAARQAMERSELHPHDIDMHIHACGHEQGPEGWSPQHYILRHLTDRDVPSFRIWQACSGLIGSLELAACYLKAVPERTAALVTGADNVGTPNFNRWAFGIQNGVLGDAGSAVLLSKTDGFASLLSINTGSTAEVEEQYRGNEPLFPPSATVGRGMDFKERLAAAGGLEETVAEVVRRQGELRTEIALRTLAEAGLEPGDVTRVCHVFTGQESYLKVILDPMGLSPEQGLLDFGRNLGHLTVNDQIVGLTHLVETGQVGPGDHVLIVAHGGGTSITCAVVRIDRRPVWAAG, from the coding sequence ATGAAGACCACCGACATCCGCATCGCCGGGCTCGGCACCTACATCCCGGAGATCGTCGACGCGCACAAGGCCGTGGCGCTGGGCCTGTACGACGCCGAGGACTGCGAGTTCTACGGCTGGACGGGCGCCGCGGTCGCCGACGACATGCCCGCCCCCGACATGGCGGTCGCCGCCGCGCGCCAGGCGATGGAACGCTCCGAACTGCACCCGCACGACATCGACATGCACATCCACGCATGCGGACACGAACAAGGTCCCGAAGGCTGGTCACCGCAGCACTACATACTGCGTCACCTCACGGACCGCGACGTGCCTTCCTTCCGTATCTGGCAGGCGTGCAGCGGCCTGATCGGCTCCCTGGAGCTGGCCGCCTGCTACCTGAAGGCCGTACCCGAGCGCACCGCCGCCCTCGTGACGGGCGCCGACAACGTCGGCACCCCGAACTTCAACCGCTGGGCGTTCGGCATCCAGAACGGAGTGCTGGGCGACGCGGGCAGCGCGGTGCTGCTGTCGAAGACCGACGGCTTCGCGAGCCTGCTGTCGATCAACACCGGTTCCACCGCCGAGGTGGAGGAGCAGTACCGGGGCAACGAACCGCTCTTCCCGCCGTCGGCGACGGTCGGCCGCGGCATGGACTTCAAGGAGCGCCTGGCCGCCGCCGGCGGGCTGGAGGAGACCGTCGCCGAAGTCGTACGCCGCCAGGGTGAACTGCGCACCGAGATCGCGCTGCGCACCCTGGCCGAGGCGGGTCTGGAGCCGGGCGACGTCACCCGGGTCTGCCACGTCTTCACCGGCCAGGAGAGCTACCTGAAGGTCATCCTCGACCCCATGGGCCTGTCCCCCGAGCAGGGGCTGCTCGACTTCGGCCGCAACCTCGGCCACCTGACGGTCAACGACCAGATCGTGGGCCTGACCCACCTGGTGGAGACCGGGCAGGTGGGCCCCGGAGATCACGTCCTGATCGTGGCCCACGGCGGCGGGACCTCCATCACCTGCGCCGTCGTGCGCATCGACCGGCGCCCCGTCTGGGCCGCCGGCTGA
- a CDS encoding ArsR/SmtB family transcription factor, whose amino-acid sequence MARPAKLRVAVSDPAQWLSERERAQMLAPKLRALADETRLMLILLIAQRPRTVKELQEATGLSQTLVSHHLAPLREQGLVEAIPKGRSNQYVMCCQTLAEPLRMFASLAAMDPETVAACLQPEADQPGAVQNA is encoded by the coding sequence ATGGCCCGTCCTGCGAAGCTGAGGGTCGCGGTCAGTGATCCCGCCCAGTGGCTCAGCGAACGTGAGCGGGCCCAGATGCTGGCGCCCAAGCTGCGGGCGCTGGCTGACGAGACCCGGCTGATGCTGATCCTGCTGATTGCGCAGCGTCCGCGTACGGTCAAGGAGTTGCAGGAGGCCACCGGCCTGAGCCAGACGCTGGTCAGTCACCATCTGGCGCCCTTGCGCGAGCAGGGTCTCGTCGAGGCGATACCCAAGGGCCGCAGCAACCAGTACGTGATGTGCTGTCAGACCCTGGCCGAGCCCCTGCGCATGTTCGCCAGCCTGGCGGCCATGGACCCCGAGACGGTGGCGGCCTGCCTGCAACCGGAGGCCGACCAGCCCGGCGCCGTCCAGAACGCCTGA
- the aepY gene encoding phosphonopyruvate decarboxylase — translation MISAPDFCDLLAARGFSLASGVPCSHFGGPIAHLSNQPGAYVPAPNEGSALAVAAGAALGGRRAYVMLQNSGLGNLINPLTSLVMTYRLPILTFTSLRGWPDPATDEPQHAVMGPATPGLLDSVGTPHYTLYAKDGAEEFSAILEQAAKDLAAQRAPFVLVERGAIGKAAATGAAPAEGLEAAEAIRIVTAAAPEAAVVATTGYTGRDTFAVADAPGNFYMQGSMGHASSLGLGVALTHPERTVVVLDGDGALLMHLGALSMIGHAAPGNLIHVVLDNRVHESTGGQATTSATTSFPPMAIAAGYASAVACDTRDSLQSAMLSARAGSGPHLISVTTLPRTGAIPPRATNALSPLDIRDRFRHSLRQ, via the coding sequence ATGATCTCCGCACCAGACTTCTGCGACCTGCTCGCCGCCCGCGGGTTCTCCCTGGCCAGCGGCGTGCCCTGTTCCCACTTCGGCGGGCCGATCGCCCACCTGAGCAACCAGCCCGGTGCGTACGTCCCGGCCCCGAACGAAGGCAGCGCCCTGGCGGTGGCCGCGGGCGCCGCGCTCGGCGGCCGGCGCGCCTACGTAATGCTGCAGAACTCCGGCCTGGGCAACCTCATCAATCCGCTCACCTCGCTGGTGATGACCTATCGGCTGCCGATCCTGACCTTCACGAGCCTGCGCGGCTGGCCCGACCCGGCCACCGACGAACCCCAGCACGCGGTGATGGGACCGGCGACCCCCGGCCTGCTCGACAGCGTCGGCACCCCGCACTACACGCTGTACGCCAAGGACGGCGCGGAGGAGTTCTCGGCGATCCTGGAGCAGGCGGCGAAGGACCTGGCCGCGCAGCGGGCCCCGTTCGTCCTGGTGGAGCGCGGCGCGATCGGCAAGGCCGCGGCCACCGGGGCCGCCCCGGCCGAGGGACTTGAGGCCGCGGAGGCCATCCGCATCGTCACGGCCGCCGCGCCGGAGGCGGCCGTCGTCGCCACCACCGGTTACACCGGCCGTGACACGTTCGCCGTCGCCGACGCACCGGGCAACTTCTACATGCAGGGTTCCATGGGCCACGCCTCCTCGCTCGGCCTGGGGGTGGCGCTGACGCATCCGGAGCGGACGGTGGTGGTCCTGGACGGGGACGGTGCGCTGCTGATGCACCTGGGCGCGCTGTCGATGATCGGCCACGCGGCGCCCGGCAACCTGATCCACGTCGTGCTCGACAACCGCGTGCACGAGTCGACGGGCGGGCAGGCGACCACGTCGGCGACGACCTCGTTCCCGCCGATGGCGATCGCGGCCGGCTACGCAAGCGCGGTCGCCTGCGACACCCGGGACTCCCTGCAGTCCGCGATGCTGAGCGCTCGTGCGGGCTCCGGCCCGCATCTGATCAGCGTGACGACGCTGCCGCGCACCGGCGCAATCCCGCCGCGGGCGACCAACGCCCTCAGCCCGCTGGACATCCGGGACCGCTTCCGGCACAGCCTTCGGCAGTAG